The DNA segment GCGGCGGCTTTGGCGGCAAAGAGTCCCAGGCCAACCCGTTTGCCTCGGCGGCGGCCCTGGCCACCTACAAGACGGGTCGCCCCGCTCGCTGCCGCCTGCGCCGCCACCACGACATGCTGATCACCGGCAAGCGCCACGGCTTTTTGGGCCAGTACGAAGTCGGCTTTGATGGCGATGGCCGGATTGTGGCGATGAAAGCGGTGCTCACCGCCGACGGCGGCTGGAGCCTTGATCTCTCTCCCCCCGTACTGGGCCGGGCCATGCTGCATGTCGATAACGCCTACTACGTGCCCAACCTGGTGGTGGAGGGGCGCATCGCCAAGACCAACCGGGTGTCGAATACCGCCTATCGCGGCTTTGGCGGCCCCCAGGGCATGATCGTGATTGAGGAAGTCGTCGATCGCATTGCCCGCACCCTCAACCTGCCCCCCGACCTGGTGCGCGAGCGCAACTTTTACCACGGCAGCGGGGCCACCAACCGCACCCACTACGACCAGGAGATCGTCGATAACCGCATTGCCCGCGTCTGGCAGGAGGCGAAGGAGAGGGCCGACTACATGGCCCGCCGGACGGCGATCGCCGCCTTTAACGAGACCAGCCCCTACACCAAGCGGGGCCTGGCCATCACCCCGGTCAAGTTCGGCATTTCTTTCAACAAAGTGCAGTACAACCAGGCCGGGGCGCTGGTGCTGATCTACACCGACGGCAGCATTCAGCTCAACCACGGCGGCACCGAGATGGGCCAGGGCCTGCACACCAAAATGATTCAGGTGGCGGCCAGGGCCCTGGGGGTAAAGAGCGATCGCATTCGCCTGATGCCCACCAGCACCGACAAGGTGCCCAACACCTCGGCCACCGCCGCCTCCAGCGGCTCCGACCTGAACGGCCAGGCGGTGAAGCATGCCTGCGAGACTCTGCGCGATCGCCTCGCCGGAGTGGCTGTGCGCATGCTGAATCTGGACGCCCCCGAAGACATGGTGTTCGAGGACGACTGGATCTACTGCCGCACCTACCCCAGCGCCCGCATCGCCTTCGACGAGGTGGTGCAGCAGACCTACAGCGAACGCATCAGCCTGTCGGCCACCGGCTTCTACCGCACCCCCAACATCTTTTGGGATCCTAAGCTGGGCAAGGGCCGCCCCTTCTACTACTTCGCCTACGGGGCCGCCGTGGCCGAGGTGGAGGTGGACGGTTTCACCGGCACCTTCAAACTGCGCCAGGTGGATATCGTCCACGACGTGGGCGAATCGCTCAACCCTTTGGTGGATCGGGGTCAGGTGGAGGGGGCCTTTGTGCAGGGCATGGGCTGGCTAACCATGGAAGAACTGGTGTGGGACGGCGAGGGCCGCCTGCGCACCTTTGCCCCCAGCACCTACAAAATCCCTACCATCAGCGAGATTCCAGAGCAGTTCCACGTGCACCTGCTGGAGCGGGCCGCCCAGGACGGCGTAATCTACGGCAGCAAGGCCGTGGGCGAACCGCCCTTTATGCTGGCGATGGCGGTGCGGGAGGCGATCCGCGCGGCGGTGGCCGCCTTCGGCAACCCCGACTACGTGCCCCTGGGATTGCCTGCGACCCCGGAGGCGACCCTGTGGGCGATCGAGGGGGTGCGGGCCGCCAGCCCCACCGCGCAGCCAGCGGTGGTGCCCTAGGGGAAAGCGAAAAGCCGCTGGGGCCTTAGTGAAGCCCATCTGAGGATCGGCGCGGCGCGGCCCCCCAGTCACCTCTGCCATCGGTTTTAGTCATCTCTGCGGGTGAGGACGATCACGAATCTGTCCCTGGAGGGTAGGCAACTGCCTCTGTAGTTGTTCTGCGCCCCCAATTCTGCATCGGGAAGGGTTAGCCCCTGGGCTAGCCACCGGGCAGAACGTCACCCAATCAGGAGACCCCCATGACTGCTCAAGCCCCCATTCTAGAGACCTTTATTCAGCGCTACAGCGATCGCAACTACCGCTACCCCGTGCTGGTGCGCCACCAGGGCACGGTGATCGCCCTGGCCATGGATGACCAGCGCCGTATCTACTACTCCGTCCTCAACCTGAATGGGCAGGAGAATGCCCTGGACGTGAATTTCTGGTCGGCCCAGCCCCAGGAGCTGGAGTTCCCGAGGGAAATTGCCGAGGTCGGCTTTGGCGTTACCGATCAACTGCTGCTGCCCACCGTGAAGCAGGGCAGCCGCGACCCGGTGGCCCCCGGCAC comes from the Nodosilinea sp. PGN35 genome and includes:
- the xdhB gene encoding xanthine dehydrogenase molybdopterin binding subunit, which encodes MSPVGKPNSHESAVAHVSGTAVYTDDQREPAGMLSLYPVLSPHARARITRLEVAPALEIAGCVTVLTAADVPGENNTGVIVHDEVLLPTDEVSYYGQVVAWAVGESEAAARDAAARIVVEYEPLPAIKTVKEAIAANSYHSGPQFIRRGDPDGAIATAAHTFSGEVEIGGQDHFYLETQTSWAIADGEGNLQLYTSTQHPSETQEVVARVLGVPKNRVVCTCLRMGGGFGGKESQANPFASAAALATYKTGRPARCRLRRHHDMLITGKRHGFLGQYEVGFDGDGRIVAMKAVLTADGGWSLDLSPPVLGRAMLHVDNAYYVPNLVVEGRIAKTNRVSNTAYRGFGGPQGMIVIEEVVDRIARTLNLPPDLVRERNFYHGSGATNRTHYDQEIVDNRIARVWQEAKERADYMARRTAIAAFNETSPYTKRGLAITPVKFGISFNKVQYNQAGALVLIYTDGSIQLNHGGTEMGQGLHTKMIQVAARALGVKSDRIRLMPTSTDKVPNTSATAASSGSDLNGQAVKHACETLRDRLAGVAVRMLNLDAPEDMVFEDDWIYCRTYPSARIAFDEVVQQTYSERISLSATGFYRTPNIFWDPKLGKGRPFYYFAYGAAVAEVEVDGFTGTFKLRQVDIVHDVGESLNPLVDRGQVEGAFVQGMGWLTMEELVWDGEGRLRTFAPSTYKIPTISEIPEQFHVHLLERAAQDGVIYGSKAVGEPPFMLAMAVREAIRAAVAAFGNPDYVPLGLPATPEATLWAIEGVRAASPTAQPAVVP